From Thamnophis elegans isolate rThaEle1 chromosome 12, rThaEle1.pri, whole genome shotgun sequence, one genomic window encodes:
- the UTP11 gene encoding probable U3 small nucleolar RNA-associated protein 11 — protein sequence MAAFTKAAKSRQRQHLERGQLASRKALGLLEKKADYRLRAADFHKKRDALRALRRRAQEKNPDEFYFRMTRAPLQDGVHVISQQEAESTPEQQKLLKTQDLKYVEMKRAAEVKKIEQLKSGLHLLEAEGKQPNKHLFFFDTKKEVQRFDVALHLNTVPELVSRVYNRPTLETLKKNAVSGITTDGQLQRLARQRKSQYSLLRQRIERERKMFVIAQKLQTRKDLLDKTERVKLKKETVNQPAIYKFQFRRKR from the exons ATGGCGGCGTTCACGAAGGCGGCCAAGTCGCGGCAGCGGCAGCACCTCGAGCGTGGCCAG ctcgcctcgcgcAAGGCCCTGGGGCTGCTCGAGAAGAAGGCGGACTACCGGCTGCGCGCCGC CGACTTCCACAAGAAGCGAGATGCGTTGCGGGCGCTGCGCCGCCGGGCACAGGAGAAGAACCCGGACGAGTTCTACTTCCGGATGACCCGCGCGCCGCTGCAG GACGGAGTGCACGTGATCAGCCAGCAGGAAGCCGAATCCACGCCTGAGCAGCAGAAGTTGTTGAAGACCCAGGACCTGAAGTACGTGGAGATGAAGCGAGCAGCCGAGGTCAAG AAAATCGAGCAGCTGAAGTCGGGGCTCCACCTACTGGAAGCAGAGGGGAAGCAGCCAAATAAGCACCTGTTTTTTTTTGACACCAAGAAGGAAG TGCAAAGGTTTGATGTTGCTCTCCATCTGAACACTGTTCCGGAGCTGGTCAGCAGAGTCTACAACAGGCCAACTCTTGAAACCCTGAAGAAAAACGCAGTTTCAGGGATCACCACTGATGGACAGTTACAG AGGTTGGCCCGGCAAAGGAAGAGTCAATACAGTCTGTTGAGGCAGCGCATCGAGCGTGAGCGGAAGATGTTTGTTATCGCACAGAAGCTCCAGACCCGAAAAGATCTCTTG GACAAAACGGAGAGAGTGAAGCTGAAGAAGGAAACCGTAAATCAGCCAGCAATTTACAAGTTTCAGTTTAGACGGAAGCGCTGA